One genomic window of Candidatus Babeliales bacterium includes the following:
- a CDS encoding co-chaperone GroES, whose protein sequence is MFKKFRPLGDYILVKRVESEEKTAFGIIIPDAAKEKAQTGLVIAVGQGRLHEGKLIPLAVNVNDTVYFGKYAGTDTGDNHLIVRESDILGIIEE, encoded by the coding sequence ATGTTTAAAAAATTTCGTCCACTCGGAGATTACATCCTTGTAAAACGCGTTGAGAGTGAAGAAAAAACAGCCTTTGGCATTATCATTCCTGATGCTGCAAAAGAGAAGGCACAAACTGGCCTGGTGATCGCTGTGGGGCAAGGACGTTTGCACGAAGGCAAACTTATTCCTCTTGCGGTGAATGTAAACGATACCGTCTATTTTGGTAAGTACGCAGGCACCGATACCGGCGACAATCATCTTATTGTTCGCGAAAGTGACATTCTCGG